The sequence CTCTGTTAAGTATAGAGCCGGGTAATCTGTTTGTCAATCTTTTTCAGTACGTATTTGTTCAATTAAGTTTTGGAACTCTATCGGCAGCGGTTGCGTAAATTCATAATATTCACCGTCACGTGGGTGTTTAAAGCCAATTGTACCGGCATGTAAAGCCTGACCGTTGAAATCAATTGTTTTCTTCGGACCATATTTCGGATCCCCTGCGAGTGGATAACCAATATATTTCATATGCACGCGAATTTGGTGGGTTCTGCCTGTTTCAAGTCGACATTCGACTAATGTAAAATCACCGAATCTCTCCAACACTTTAAAATGTGTAATTGCATGCTTCCCATCATTGACGATCGTCATATTCTGACGCTCTTTCACATCTCTGCCAATTGGCGCATCGATTGTCCCCTGGTCATGTGGTATATGACCATGAACAAGAGCAGTATAAACACGTGTCACTGATTTGTCGACAAGTTGGTCCACGAGAGAGACATGTGCCTGGTCATTTTTAGCAACCATCAGCAGTCCTGATGTATCTTTGTCGATACGATGAACGATACCCGGACGCAACACGCCATTAATCCCCGACAGATCAGTCACCTGATGCATCAATCCATTCACAAGCGTGCCTGACGGATGGCCAGGAGCCGGATGTACGACCATCCCTTTAGGTTTGTTCACAACGAGTACATCCGCGTCTTCGTAAATGATTTCCAGATTAAGATCTTCTGCGACAATATCCAACTCTTCCAATTCAGGCTCAACGACTGTAATCACATCGTTAATTTTAACTTTATAATTCGGTTTAACCTGTTCATCATTAACAATTACTGCTCCATCTTTGAGCCATTGTTGGATTTGTGTACGTGACCAATCAGTATTGACAGTAGATAATACTTTATCAATACGGCCATTTCCATGTTCTTCTGTAACTTCAATCTTAATTGGTTCCATTATGTCACCTTTTTCTTGTTCTTTTTTTCATCCATAATGACATGGATAATGATTAACACGACTCCCACAGTCAACGCTGCATCTGCAATATTAAAAATCGGGAAATCGTAATTGATGACGGGGATAATTACATCTACAAAATCCACAACTTCTTTCCTCCACAATCGATCTATAAAATTTCCGATTGCACCGCCAAGTAAAAACATTAAGCTGATCCCGAGCAATGGAGAACCTTTAGCTTCTTTATGGAAAAAGTAAATAATTCCAATGACCACAATAATGGTCACAATATAAAATAACCACATCTGTCCTTCAAGCATTCCCCAAGCAGCACCTTTATTACGATGCGAAAGGAGTCCTAAATAGGGTTCGGCAATTGAAATCTTTTCACCCAAATTCATATTTTGAACAACTAGCCATTTCGTCAACTGGTCAATTAAGATCAGGACAATCGCTATTCCATAATATAATAACAACTCGAAAAACCTCCGTCCGACAGTTTCTGTACTATTTTACCACAAATAGCGCGGTATCATGTAATCACTGCAAAAAAGAAAAGCCGCATGCACCCATGACAGGCAGCCATGGGTACAAACAGCTTTTAACATCATGCCTTACGAATAATAGTTTTCAACGACAGTTGCACAACGTGTGCATAGTGCAGGATGATCCTGATCGGAACCGACCGTTTCAGAAATTGTCCAGCACCGTTCACATTTTTCACCGTCTGCTTTTTCAACTAGCACCGTCACTGCTTCAAGTGCAAGAGCTTCAGCCGGCATTTTTCCGAATTTGCCTTCTTGGAAATTGGAAACGATGAAGAATTGTGCAAAATCGATGTCATCAGAAGCTAAAATCCCTGCATATTTCTCAGGTAAAGCAACAGTCACTTTTGCTTCAAGTGATTTACCGATTACTTTCGAATTCCGCGCTTCTTCCAACGCTTTCAATACATCGTCACGTACAACCATTAATTTGCCGAAACGTTCACGAAGTGCAACAGCCTGTTCACCAAAGTCGACAGCTTCAGGCATGTCAGTCAATTGGACACTCACTTCCTCCACATCGGAAATATACGCCCACATTTCATCCGTTGTATGTGGAATAATCGGTGTCAGCAATTTTAACAGCGACAGCAAAGTGTCATACATGACTGTTTGCATTGCACGGCGATAAGGATGGTCAACACCTTCAATGTAGACGACGTCTTTTGCAATATCTAGATAGAACGAGCTCAAATCACCCGTACAGAAATTATTGACTGCATGATATACACCCGCGAATTCATAGTTTTCATATGAAGTAAGTACTTCGTTAATCAAATCTTGAAGTTTCACATACACATACTGATCAATCGGACGCATATCCTCGAACGCTACTCGGTCTTCTGCAACATTGAAATCTGTAACGTTACCATGCAAGAAACGAAGCGTATTACGGATTTTACGGTACACTTCTGATACTTGCTTGAAATTCGAATCAGAAACGCGTACATCCGCAGTATAATCGACAGAAGATACCCATAAACGTAGAATATCCGCGCCTAACTGATTTATCACTTTCGCTGGAACGATTGTGTTTCCAAGTGATTTACTCATCTTTCGGCCTTCTCCATCCAAAGTGAAGCCATGGCTTAACAAGCCTTTATAAGGAGCGATACCGTTAATGGCGACACTTGTTGTAAGTGAAGAGTTAAACCAGCCACGGTATTGATCTGAACCTTCAAGATACAAATCAGCTGGATAGATAAGATCGTCTCTCTCATCTAATACACCTTGATGTGTCGAACCTGAGTCGAACCAAACATCCATAATGTCCGTTTCTGCAGTGAAAATGCCATTCGGGCTATCAGGATGCGTGAAGCCTTCTGGAAGAAGGTCCTTTGCTTCGCGTTCAAACCAAATATTAGATCCGTGTTCACGGAATAATGCAGATACATGTGAAATCGTTTCATCCGTAATAATTGGTTCTCCGTTTTCTGCATAAAAGACAGGGATTGGAACTCCCCAAACACGTTGGCGTGAAATACACCAGTCTCCACGGTCACGCACCATATTGAATAGACGTGTTTCACCCCATGACGGAGTAAACTTCGTATTACGGATTGCGTCCAGCAACTCATCACGGAATGACTGGATTGAAGCGAACCACTGAGAAGTCGCACGGTAGATTACCGGTTTCTTTGTGCGCCAGTCATGCGGATACGAGTGAGTGATGAATGAAAGCTTCAATAACGAACCGACTTCATCCAACTTCTTCGTTACTTCTTTATTTGCATCTTCATAGAATAGTCCTTCAAAGCCAGGTGCTTCATCTGTCATGACACCACGGTCGTTAATCGGAGATAGAGCATCGATTCCGTATTGTCGAGAAACATAAAAGTCATCCTCACCATGACCAGGTGCTGTATGGACACAGCCTGTTCCTGCTTCTGCTGTCACATGCTCACCTAACATGACGAGAGAATCACGTTCGTAAAGTGGATGTTTAGCAACGACTCTATCCAAATCGGATCCTTTCACTTCTCCTACGATTTCATAAGATTCCCATCCGATTTCTTTTGCCACGAATTCCACGAGATCTTTTGCCATAAGGAATTTTTCTCCTTCAACATCAACGATCGCATAAATGAATTGTGGATGAACGGAAATTCCCAAGTTGGCAGGGATCGTCCACGGTGTTGTTGTCCAGATGACAATACGGACATCTTCATC is a genomic window of Sporosarcina oncorhynchi containing:
- a CDS encoding RluA family pseudouridine synthase, with the protein product MMEPIKIEVTEEHGNGRIDKVLSTVNTDWSRTQIQQWLKDGAVIVNDEQVKPNYKVKINDVITVVEPELEELDIVAEDLNLEIIYEDADVLVVNKPKGMVVHPAPGHPSGTLVNGLMHQVTDLSGINGVLRPGIVHRIDKDTSGLLMVAKNDQAHVSLVDQLVDKSVTRVYTALVHGHIPHDQGTIDAPIGRDVKERQNMTIVNDGKHAITHFKVLERFGDFTLVECRLETGRTHQIRVHMKYIGYPLAGDPKYGPKKTIDFNGQALHAGTIGFKHPRDGEYYEFTQPLPIEFQNLIEQIRTEKD
- the lspA gene encoding signal peptidase II, with product MLLYYGIAIVLILIDQLTKWLVVQNMNLGEKISIAEPYLGLLSHRNKGAAWGMLEGQMWLFYIVTIIVVIGIIYFFHKEAKGSPLLGISLMFLLGGAIGNFIDRLWRKEVVDFVDVIIPVINYDFPIFNIADAALTVGVVLIIIHVIMDEKKNKKKVT
- the ileS gene encoding isoleucine--tRNA ligase; protein product: MEYKDTLLMPKTEFPMRGNLPNKEPEMQAKWEEMDIYEKVQERTKDRPFFVLHDGPPYANGDLHMGHALNKVLKDMIVRHKSMSGFHAPYVPGWDTHGLPIEQALVNKGVKRKELSIAEFRKMCEEYAYNQIDNQRNEFKRIGVRGDWKNPYITLKPEFESRQIQVFGEMAKKGYIYKGLKPVYWSPSSESALAEAEIEYQDKKSPSIYVAFPIKDGLGVIDEDVRIVIWTTTPWTIPANLGISVHPQFIYAIVDVEGEKFLMAKDLVEFVAKEIGWESYEIVGEVKGSDLDRVVAKHPLYERDSLVMLGEHVTAEAGTGCVHTAPGHGEDDFYVSRQYGIDALSPINDRGVMTDEAPGFEGLFYEDANKEVTKKLDEVGSLLKLSFITHSYPHDWRTKKPVIYRATSQWFASIQSFRDELLDAIRNTKFTPSWGETRLFNMVRDRGDWCISRQRVWGVPIPVFYAENGEPIITDETISHVSALFREHGSNIWFEREAKDLLPEGFTHPDSPNGIFTAETDIMDVWFDSGSTHQGVLDERDDLIYPADLYLEGSDQYRGWFNSSLTTSVAINGIAPYKGLLSHGFTLDGEGRKMSKSLGNTIVPAKVINQLGADILRLWVSSVDYTADVRVSDSNFKQVSEVYRKIRNTLRFLHGNVTDFNVAEDRVAFEDMRPIDQYVYVKLQDLINEVLTSYENYEFAGVYHAVNNFCTGDLSSFYLDIAKDVVYIEGVDHPYRRAMQTVMYDTLLSLLKLLTPIIPHTTDEMWAYISDVEEVSVQLTDMPEAVDFGEQAVALRERFGKLMVVRDDVLKALEEARNSKVIGKSLEAKVTVALPEKYAGILASDDIDFAQFFIVSNFQEGKFGKMPAEALALEAVTVLVEKADGEKCERCWTISETVGSDQDHPALCTRCATVVENYYS